One genomic segment of Intestinimonas butyriciproducens includes these proteins:
- a CDS encoding ABC transporter permease gives MELTSFLNALPGAISQGLVWGIMAIGVYITYKLLDIADLTVDGSFCTGGAVGVMMMVAGHNVWLSLLCAILAGMLAGLATGVLHTACGIPAILAGILTQLGLWSVNLAIMGMKANQSLNVNNYELLVSLRYLQDVSKGTRPFWQHPIFVVGTFTVVIVAVLYWFFGTELGSSLRATGANPNMARAQGINTDFNKVLGLVLSNGLVALSGALLAQYQSFADINMGRGAIVIGLAAVIIGEVVFGKLFRNFGLKLLAVAIGSIIYYVVIQAVVSLSGINSNYLKLLSALIVAVFLTVPYWKGKYFSKPVKKGGVTHA, from the coding sequence ATGGAATTGACGAGCTTTCTCAACGCACTCCCCGGCGCCATATCCCAGGGGCTGGTCTGGGGCATCATGGCCATCGGCGTGTATATCACCTACAAGCTGCTGGATATCGCCGATCTGACGGTGGACGGCTCCTTTTGTACAGGAGGCGCCGTGGGCGTCATGATGATGGTGGCCGGCCACAACGTATGGCTCTCCCTGCTGTGTGCCATTCTGGCGGGCATGCTGGCCGGACTTGCGACCGGTGTGCTCCACACGGCCTGCGGAATCCCCGCCATCCTGGCCGGCATCCTGACGCAGCTGGGGCTGTGGTCGGTCAACCTTGCCATCATGGGCATGAAGGCCAACCAGTCCCTGAACGTCAACAACTATGAGCTTCTGGTCTCCCTGCGCTATCTGCAGGATGTATCCAAAGGGACCCGTCCCTTCTGGCAGCACCCCATTTTTGTAGTGGGCACCTTTACCGTGGTCATTGTGGCCGTTCTGTACTGGTTCTTCGGCACCGAGCTGGGCTCTTCGCTCCGAGCCACCGGCGCCAATCCTAACATGGCCCGCGCACAGGGTATCAACACGGATTTCAATAAGGTGCTGGGTCTCGTCCTCTCCAACGGACTGGTGGCGCTGTCCGGCGCCCTGCTGGCCCAGTACCAGAGCTTCGCCGACATCAACATGGGCCGCGGCGCCATTGTCATCGGCCTGGCCGCCGTGATCATCGGTGAGGTGGTATTCGGCAAGCTCTTCCGCAACTTCGGCCTGAAGCTGCTGGCCGTGGCCATCGGCTCCATCATCTACTATGTGGTGATCCAGGCCGTGGTAAGCCTGAGCGGCATCAACTCCAACTACCTGAAGCTGCTCTCCGCCCTCATTGTGGCGGTGTTCCTTACCGTTCCGTACTGGAAAGGGAAATACTTCTCCAAGCCCGTGAAGAAGGGGGGAGTCACCCATGCTTGA
- a CDS encoding helix-turn-helix transcriptional regulator: MTVHQNLRDLRQISGLTQEEAASRVGLTRQAISGYESGRRQPDMDMLLKLAELYHTDLLGVVYGRGSAQKKMRRFQVAALMTFLVPLLLTLMHSCLILFANTCFPVAGDMLITEATRPLIETRLAVIGAWELLEGLAQAASFAGCILLAVLLPGLPPCRR, from the coding sequence ATGACCGTCCATCAGAATCTTCGGGACCTGCGTCAAATTTCGGGCTTGACGCAGGAAGAAGCGGCATCCAGGGTCGGCCTGACCAGGCAGGCCATTTCGGGCTATGAATCCGGCCGAAGGCAGCCGGACATGGATATGCTCCTGAAACTCGCTGAATTGTACCATACCGATCTTCTTGGCGTCGTATATGGGCGGGGCAGCGCGCAGAAAAAGATGCGCCGGTTTCAAGTCGCGGCGCTCATGACGTTTCTTGTCCCGCTGCTCCTCACTTTGATGCACTCCTGCCTGATCCTGTTTGCAAATACATGTTTCCCCGTCGCCGGTGATATGCTGATTACGGAGGCCACAAGACCGCTCATTGAGACGCGCCTCGCAGTGATCGGCGCATGGGAGCTGCTCGAGGGGCTCGCCCAAGCGGCTTCCTTTGCCGGCTGCATCCTGCTTGCCGTCCTGCTCCCAGGTCTGCCCCCCTGCCGTCGATGA
- a CDS encoding S41 family peptidase — MKFQRPMRAAALLLALTLTLSPAAGAISVEQAREILREYYIDEIPEEILALPTIDEITNALGDPYTYYMTAQQFEDFQKNLGDSDVVGIGVMVESTADGLKVTSVAPDSPASQAGLKIGDLIVAADGVMVEEAGSTEALATLIRGEAGTRVTITVERDGARTELDMTRAEVVFPTVTGEVVDGHIGWLECTSFGENSGSYFQTYITEEDEQADRWVVDLRGNPGGEATSVVEAVGHVLGNRTVAYLVDREGSMSSWTPNPFPVETPGLIEEPLVVLVDANSASASELFAASMRDYDYALIIGTRTFGKGIAQSVLGLDDGSVMRVTTHRYYSPNYVTPDRSGVLPDLVVDADLADEVARLLCGEAAAESPDVLVLELAGQEWYVHKEAALSADYAPAFAELLSALAPGTPMTLDGESVDPETVSADWETEYVSRWMEDVEDSPYAEEINALAALGAVQGDENGSFLPEEPLTRAELVSLITQAMGYWCWTNQGRAPFTDVSEESWYATAVDITYHLGLVQGNENGEFDPDARIDHQQFITILARMGRRADLKVGWRLDSVTDEELAAPDVQKFASWAREAAVAADSLGLLADDLADIDPNAPTTREEAAAMVYRLMSYSGILTPAAGA, encoded by the coding sequence ATGAAATTTCAAAGACCCATGCGCGCGGCGGCTCTGCTGCTGGCATTGACCCTGACGCTGAGCCCCGCCGCTGGCGCCATCTCTGTGGAGCAGGCCAGGGAGATCCTGCGGGAGTACTACATCGACGAGATCCCCGAGGAGATCTTGGCCCTGCCCACCATCGACGAGATCACCAACGCCTTGGGCGATCCCTACACCTACTATATGACCGCCCAGCAATTCGAGGACTTCCAGAAGAACCTGGGGGACAGCGATGTGGTGGGGATCGGTGTGATGGTGGAGTCCACCGCGGACGGTCTGAAGGTCACCAGCGTGGCCCCGGATTCCCCCGCCTCTCAGGCCGGGCTGAAGATCGGGGATCTTATTGTGGCCGCCGACGGCGTCATGGTGGAGGAGGCCGGCAGCACCGAGGCGCTGGCCACGCTGATCCGGGGGGAGGCCGGCACCAGGGTGACCATCACCGTGGAGCGGGACGGCGCCCGGACGGAGCTCGATATGACACGCGCCGAAGTGGTGTTCCCCACGGTCACCGGCGAAGTGGTGGACGGCCACATCGGCTGGCTGGAGTGCACCAGCTTCGGCGAGAACAGCGGCTCCTATTTCCAGACCTATATCACCGAGGAGGACGAGCAGGCGGACCGCTGGGTGGTGGATCTCCGGGGCAATCCGGGCGGCGAGGCCACCTCGGTGGTGGAGGCGGTGGGCCATGTGCTGGGCAACCGCACTGTGGCCTATCTGGTGGACCGGGAGGGGAGCATGAGCTCCTGGACGCCCAACCCCTTTCCTGTGGAGACGCCGGGGCTCATCGAAGAGCCCTTGGTGGTCCTGGTAGACGCCAACTCCGCCAGCGCCTCCGAGCTCTTTGCCGCCTCTATGCGGGATTACGATTATGCGCTCATCATCGGCACCCGGACCTTCGGAAAGGGAATTGCCCAGAGCGTGCTGGGACTGGATGACGGTTCGGTGATGCGCGTAACGACGCACCGATACTACTCGCCCAATTATGTGACCCCCGACCGCTCCGGTGTACTGCCCGACTTGGTGGTGGACGCCGACCTGGCCGACGAGGTGGCGCGCCTCCTCTGCGGCGAAGCCGCGGCGGAATCGCCCGATGTGCTGGTCCTGGAGCTGGCGGGGCAGGAGTGGTATGTCCACAAAGAGGCCGCCCTCAGCGCCGACTATGCCCCCGCTTTTGCCGAGCTCCTCTCCGCCTTGGCCCCCGGCACGCCCATGACGCTCGACGGCGAGTCCGTGGACCCGGAGACGGTCTCCGCAGACTGGGAGACCGAGTATGTCTCCCGCTGGATGGAGGATGTGGAGGACTCCCCCTATGCCGAGGAGATCAACGCTCTGGCCGCGCTGGGAGCGGTGCAGGGAGATGAGAACGGCAGCTTTCTGCCCGAGGAGCCCCTTACCCGGGCGGAGCTGGTCAGTCTGATCACACAGGCCATGGGCTACTGGTGCTGGACCAACCAGGGCCGGGCACCCTTCACCGACGTATCGGAAGAGAGCTGGTACGCCACGGCGGTGGACATCACCTATCACTTGGGACTGGTCCAGGGCAATGAGAACGGGGAGTTCGACCCGGATGCGCGCATCGACCACCAGCAGTTCATCACCATCCTGGCCCGCATGGGCCGGCGGGCGGACCTGAAGGTGGGCTGGCGGCTGGACAGCGTCACCGACGAAGAGCTGGCCGCTCCGGACGTCCAGAAGTTCGCCTCCTGGGCCCGGGAGGCCGCCGTTGCGGCGGACAGCCTCGGCCTGCTCGCCGACGACCTTGCGGACATTGATCCCAACGCTCCCACCACCCGGGAGGAGGCCGCCGCCATGGTCTACCGCCTGATGTCCTATTCCGGCATCCTCACCCCGGCGGCGGGCGCGTAA
- a CDS encoding ABC transporter substrate binding protein encodes MKNLSKLTALLSAAAMTLSLAACSSGNAASTPAPADTSTPTDTAAPSEGATYTVGICQLVTHDALDAATQGFMDALNEALPGQVEFDVQNAAGDSNTCSTIVNSFVADGVDLILANATPALQAATAATADIPILGTSVTEYGVALNIQGFDGTVGGNVSGTSDLAPLDQQAAMIYELFPDAETVGLIYCSAEANSQYQVDTVKAELEKLGYTCELYPFADSNDAAAVTQTACDASDVIYVPTDNTVASNTGIVDNICQPAGVPVVAGEEGIAKGCGVATLSISYYDLGVTTGKMAAQILTGEADISSMPIAYAENFTPKYNPVICEALGLTLPENYVAIDME; translated from the coding sequence ATGAAAAACCTGTCTAAGCTGACGGCTCTTCTCTCCGCCGCCGCCATGACCCTGTCTCTGGCCGCCTGCTCCAGCGGTAATGCCGCCTCCACGCCCGCACCGGCGGACACCTCCACGCCCACCGATACCGCCGCCCCCTCCGAGGGAGCGACCTACACCGTGGGCATCTGCCAGCTGGTCACCCACGACGCGCTGGACGCCGCCACCCAGGGCTTCATGGATGCCCTCAACGAGGCCCTGCCCGGCCAGGTCGAATTTGACGTCCAGAACGCCGCAGGCGACTCCAATACCTGTTCCACCATCGTCAACAGCTTCGTGGCCGACGGCGTGGACCTGATCCTGGCCAACGCCACTCCCGCCCTCCAGGCCGCCACCGCCGCCACCGCCGACATTCCCATTCTTGGCACCTCCGTCACCGAGTACGGCGTGGCCCTGAATATCCAGGGCTTTGACGGCACCGTGGGCGGCAACGTCTCCGGCACCTCCGACCTGGCCCCGCTGGACCAGCAGGCCGCCATGATCTACGAGCTCTTCCCCGATGCCGAAACGGTGGGCCTCATCTACTGCTCCGCCGAGGCCAACAGCCAGTATCAGGTGGACACCGTGAAGGCCGAGCTGGAGAAGCTGGGCTACACCTGTGAGCTCTACCCCTTCGCCGACTCCAATGATGCCGCCGCCGTCACCCAGACCGCCTGCGACGCCTCCGACGTGATCTACGTACCCACCGACAATACCGTAGCCTCCAACACCGGCATCGTGGACAATATCTGTCAGCCCGCCGGGGTCCCGGTGGTGGCCGGTGAAGAGGGGATTGCCAAGGGCTGCGGCGTGGCCACTCTCTCCATCAGCTACTATGACTTGGGCGTGACCACCGGCAAAATGGCTGCCCAGATCCTCACCGGCGAGGCCGACATCTCCTCCATGCCCATCGCCTACGCCGAGAACTTCACCCCCAAGTACAACCCTGTCATCTGCGAGGCGCTGGGTCTCACCCTGCCCGAGAATTACGTCGCCATCGACATGGAATAA
- a CDS encoding YitT family protein: protein MWKKTVFTYGIILLGSGILSFGLYNIHERTNVTEGGVLGMTLLLQHWFGFSPSVTSPLMDIACYLLAWRFLGNAFARYALAASLAFAGFHALWEQFPPLLPDLSAYPAIAAVAGALFVGLGVGLVVRIGGACGGDDALALSISHATRWPIARCYLLTDLTVLALSLSYISVSRILYSLITVTLSSALIGWVQGTGRAPSKDGADGGAPETETA, encoded by the coding sequence ATGTGGAAAAAAACTGTATTTACCTACGGAATCATCTTACTGGGCTCGGGCATCCTGTCCTTCGGGCTCTACAACATCCATGAGCGCACCAACGTCACCGAGGGAGGTGTGCTGGGCATGACGCTGCTCCTTCAGCACTGGTTTGGATTCTCCCCCTCCGTCACCAGCCCTCTGATGGACATCGCCTGTTATCTGCTGGCCTGGCGCTTTCTGGGGAACGCCTTTGCCCGGTACGCGCTGGCGGCCAGTCTGGCCTTCGCCGGCTTTCATGCCCTGTGGGAGCAGTTTCCGCCCCTCCTGCCCGACCTCTCCGCCTACCCCGCCATCGCCGCCGTGGCCGGCGCCCTCTTCGTTGGATTGGGCGTGGGGTTGGTGGTACGCATCGGCGGAGCCTGCGGCGGCGACGATGCCCTGGCCCTGAGCATCTCCCATGCAACCCGTTGGCCCATCGCCCGGTGCTATCTCCTCACCGACCTTACCGTACTGGCGCTGTCCCTCTCCTATATTTCCGTCTCCCGTATTCTCTATTCCCTCATCACCGTCACCCTCTCCTCCGCCCTGATCGGCTGGGTGCAGGGCACAGGGAGGGCCCCCTCGAAGGACGGCGCGGACGGGGGTGCGCCGGAGACCGAAACCGCATAA
- the pap gene encoding polyphosphate:AMP phosphotransferase codes for MLEWKSQEKAITQEEEGACKREIKAIQKELAALQQPIKQAGLPVLLVFEGWSASGKGSIISKVISELDPRGYQVWSYADPTDEEGRRPLLWPFWRDLPPRGEMAVLDRSWYSRALTRLEEDQAAASGLVESINTFERQLGDDGYLILKFFLNISRREQKRRLEKLSDHGATAWRVTDRDWRRNREYAARAEVTELLLQATNPVHAPWHVVQNEDKTRGTLEVLRRVRDALRAALEDGAPRPLPPEQVPWPLRAMPRLKDVDLSPSTTEEAYRAELKRERKKLQKLHSRLYREKVPVVLGFEGWDASGKGGAIRRLSWALDPRGFDVVPIAAPTPEELSRPYLWRFWRQLPKDGHVVLFDRTWYGRVMVERVEGLTPEARWSMAYDEINEFERELSRWGAVVLKFWLQIDQDTQLRRFEDRQSTPEKQYKITEEDWRNRKKWPQYELAVDEMLQKTSTEYAPWILVEGNDKKYARLKVLRTVRKALERRLDG; via the coding sequence ATGTTAGAGTGGAAAAGCCAGGAGAAAGCCATCACGCAGGAGGAAGAAGGGGCCTGCAAACGGGAGATCAAGGCCATCCAAAAGGAATTGGCGGCCCTCCAGCAGCCCATAAAACAGGCAGGACTGCCGGTGCTGCTGGTCTTTGAGGGCTGGAGTGCGTCGGGGAAGGGGAGCATCATTTCCAAAGTGATCTCGGAGCTGGACCCTCGGGGCTACCAGGTGTGGTCCTATGCCGATCCCACCGACGAGGAGGGGAGGCGCCCCCTGCTGTGGCCCTTCTGGAGGGATCTCCCACCCAGGGGAGAGATGGCGGTGCTGGACCGGAGCTGGTACAGCCGGGCGCTGACCCGGCTGGAGGAGGACCAGGCGGCCGCCTCCGGTCTGGTGGAGTCCATCAATACCTTTGAGCGGCAATTGGGGGACGACGGCTATCTGATCCTCAAGTTCTTCCTGAACATCAGCCGGAGGGAGCAGAAGCGGCGGCTGGAAAAACTGTCGGACCATGGGGCCACAGCCTGGCGGGTCACGGACCGGGACTGGAGGAGGAACCGGGAGTATGCCGCCAGGGCGGAGGTCACGGAGCTGCTGCTCCAGGCCACCAACCCCGTGCATGCCCCCTGGCATGTAGTGCAGAACGAGGACAAGACCCGGGGAACCCTGGAAGTGCTGCGCAGAGTGCGGGACGCGCTCCGTGCCGCCCTGGAGGATGGCGCGCCGCGGCCTCTCCCTCCGGAGCAGGTGCCCTGGCCGCTGCGCGCCATGCCCCGGCTGAAGGATGTGGATCTCTCGCCGAGCACCACGGAGGAGGCATACCGGGCAGAACTGAAGCGGGAGCGCAAGAAGCTTCAAAAGCTCCACAGCCGTCTCTATCGGGAGAAGGTGCCCGTGGTCCTGGGCTTTGAGGGATGGGATGCATCCGGCAAGGGGGGTGCGATCCGCCGGCTCTCCTGGGCGCTGGACCCCCGGGGCTTTGATGTGGTGCCCATCGCCGCGCCCACCCCGGAAGAGCTCTCCAGACCCTATCTGTGGCGTTTCTGGCGGCAGCTTCCCAAGGACGGCCATGTGGTCCTCTTCGACCGTACCTGGTATGGCCGGGTCATGGTGGAGAGGGTGGAGGGCCTCACCCCTGAGGCGCGGTGGAGCATGGCCTATGACGAGATCAACGAGTTTGAGCGGGAGCTGAGCCGGTGGGGGGCCGTAGTGCTGAAATTTTGGCTCCAGATCGACCAGGATACCCAGCTCCGCCGGTTTGAGGACCGGCAGAGCACGCCGGAGAAACAGTACAAGATCACGGAAGAGGACTGGCGCAACCGAAAGAAATGGCCGCAGTACGAGCTGGCGGTGGACGAGATGCTGCAAAAGACCTCCACCGAGTACGCCCCCTGGATCCTCGTGGAGGGGAACGACAAAAAATATGCCCGGCTGAAGGTGCTCAGGACCGTGCGCAAGGCCCTGGAGCGGCGCCTGGACGGTTAG
- a CDS encoding ABC transporter ATP-binding protein: MLEIQNIYKTFNAGTVNEKTALNGVSLTLDDGDFVTVIGGNGAGKSTLLNAVAGVWQVDEGSVTIDGTNVTRLPEHKRAKFIGRVFQDPMMGTAATMQIEENLALAMRRGKARTLRAGITKAERERYRELLKILDLGLENRLTSKVGLLSGGQRQALTLLMATLQRPKLLLLDEHTAALDPKTAAKVLDTTEKIVQRDKLTTLMITHNMRDAIAHGNRLIMMYEGRIAIDVAGEAKKKLTVEGLLEMFSKVSGSTEADDKLLLS; the protein is encoded by the coding sequence ATGCTTGAGATCCAAAACATCTATAAAACCTTTAACGCCGGGACAGTCAATGAAAAAACAGCCCTCAACGGCGTGTCCCTCACCCTGGACGACGGCGATTTTGTCACGGTAATCGGCGGAAACGGCGCGGGAAAGTCCACCCTCCTCAACGCGGTGGCGGGGGTGTGGCAGGTGGACGAGGGGAGCGTCACCATCGACGGAACGAACGTAACCAGACTCCCGGAGCACAAGCGGGCCAAATTCATCGGACGGGTGTTCCAGGACCCCATGATGGGCACTGCCGCCACCATGCAGATCGAGGAGAATCTCGCCCTGGCCATGCGCCGCGGCAAGGCCCGCACCCTCCGCGCCGGCATCACCAAGGCGGAGCGGGAGCGCTACCGGGAGCTGCTCAAGATCCTGGACCTGGGCCTGGAGAACCGCCTCACCTCCAAGGTGGGCCTTCTCTCCGGAGGCCAGCGCCAGGCCCTCACATTGCTGATGGCCACCCTCCAAAGGCCCAAGCTCCTCCTGCTGGATGAGCACACCGCCGCCCTGGACCCCAAGACGGCGGCCAAGGTGCTGGACACCACCGAGAAAATCGTCCAGCGAGACAAGCTCACCACGTTGATGATCACCCACAATATGCGGGACGCTATTGCCCATGGTAACCGCCTCATCATGATGTATGAGGGCCGTATCGCCATCGATGTGGCAGGTGAGGCGAAGAAAAAGCTCACCGTGGAGGGCCTGCTGGAGATGTTCAGCAAGGTCAGCGGCTCAACAGAGGCCGATGATAAACTACTGCTCTCCTGA
- a CDS encoding copper amine oxidase N-terminal domain-containing protein has protein sequence MKKPKLLKTALTAALAATLLLPCAAAGAEMSAKEGAAEQPAYTLMQRSESFPIQVWGQAAELGDNSLTLQNDNEGAAYAKIVVNVEEDTKILDAVTGEEKSFADIRKNEILYAWVGPAMTKSLPPIASASIILCNIPADFGVPTYAEVQSVAETEAGVDVYVSGDVVLHLTGETQYLAGPGNTCGTVSAADLYPGVRILSWYDVVTMSLPAQAAPGKVMVFPSAYAGWVTAEGLSVSVNGEALELSGASAARVENDRLLVPVRKVAEALGYQVSWEPYTNRVTVSEGEGELYHFTIGEEQAAKGDVTVGLVAPTQAVDGVTFMALDDLISLHVLKLESNWF, from the coding sequence TTGAAAAAGCCCAAACTGCTGAAAACGGCCCTCACTGCGGCGCTTGCCGCGACGCTGCTCCTGCCCTGTGCGGCCGCCGGGGCGGAGATGAGTGCGAAAGAAGGCGCGGCGGAACAGCCCGCCTACACGCTGATGCAGCGGAGCGAGAGCTTCCCCATCCAAGTCTGGGGCCAGGCCGCTGAGCTGGGAGACAACAGCCTCACGCTGCAAAATGACAACGAAGGGGCTGCCTATGCCAAGATCGTGGTGAATGTGGAGGAGGACACAAAGATCCTGGATGCCGTTACCGGAGAGGAGAAGTCCTTTGCGGACATCCGGAAGAATGAGATCCTCTATGCCTGGGTGGGGCCGGCCATGACCAAGAGCCTGCCACCCATCGCCTCCGCATCGATCATCCTGTGCAATATTCCCGCGGATTTCGGCGTGCCCACATATGCCGAGGTCCAGAGCGTGGCAGAGACCGAGGCCGGTGTGGACGTGTATGTAAGCGGGGATGTGGTGCTCCATCTGACCGGCGAGACCCAGTATCTGGCCGGACCGGGCAATACCTGCGGTACCGTGAGCGCCGCCGACCTCTATCCCGGTGTGCGCATCCTCTCCTGGTATGACGTCGTGACCATGAGCCTGCCCGCGCAGGCTGCGCCCGGCAAGGTGATGGTATTCCCCTCCGCCTATGCGGGCTGGGTCACTGCGGAGGGACTCTCCGTGTCGGTGAACGGCGAAGCACTGGAGCTCTCCGGCGCCAGCGCGGCCAGGGTAGAAAACGACCGCCTTCTGGTCCCCGTCCGCAAGGTGGCCGAGGCGCTGGGATACCAGGTCTCCTGGGAGCCCTATACCAACCGTGTCACGGTCTCCGAGGGGGAGGGCGAGCTCTACCATTTCACCATCGGAGAGGAACAGGCCGCCAAGGGCGACGTAACGGTAGGTCTGGTGGCCCCCACCCAAGCGGTGGACGGCGTCACCTTTATGGCCTTGGACGACCTCATCAGTCTCCATGTGCTGAAACTGGAGAGCAACTGGTTCTGA
- a CDS encoding MBL fold metallo-hydrolase RNA specificity domain-containing protein: MKLTFFGAAKAVTGSCHCLEVNGKKILIDCGLQQGRDERDNRVLDFAPGYIDYVIVTHAHIDHSGRIPLLVKQGFHGTIVATRLTGELMSIMLRDSAHIQESDAQWQNQKGRRAGKPIVEPLYTMADAEAAMKLVTTYEYGDTVDLCEGVRIRFVDAGHLLGSASVELWLTEEDVTRKIVFSGDLGNVDQPIIRDPQYIGEADYVVMESTYGDRLHEPPESYTGALAEIIDETFSKGGNVIIPSFAVGRTQELLYFMREMKDEGLVKTHPDFQVCVDSPLANEATRIFSSNLHGYLDEAAIEALKGGALFQFPGLTLTESSEESKALNMDKASKVIISASGMCDAGRIRHHLKHNLWRRECAIVFVGYQAEGSLGRALLEGAKSVKLFGEEIAVNARIVNFKGLSSHADRDHLLAWARHYAPKPRHTFVVHGEASVTEIFAQHLRDAGLAAHAAEYEEVYDLANDRMLAAGVPLPPKPVSAGGSPAYRKLESAGQDLLDAIRHNKGGTNKDLAQFEKELLALIQKWDR; this comes from the coding sequence ATGAAGCTCACATTCTTCGGCGCGGCCAAAGCTGTCACCGGCAGCTGCCACTGCCTGGAGGTAAACGGAAAGAAGATCCTTATCGACTGCGGACTGCAGCAAGGGCGGGACGAGCGGGACAACCGGGTCCTGGACTTTGCCCCCGGCTATATCGACTACGTCATTGTGACCCACGCGCATATCGACCACTCGGGGCGCATCCCCCTGCTGGTCAAGCAGGGCTTTCACGGGACCATCGTCGCCACCCGCCTCACCGGAGAGCTGATGTCCATTATGCTCCGGGATTCCGCCCACATTCAGGAGTCCGACGCCCAGTGGCAGAACCAGAAGGGCCGCCGCGCGGGCAAGCCCATAGTGGAGCCGCTCTACACCATGGCGGACGCGGAAGCGGCCATGAAGCTGGTCACCACATACGAGTACGGAGATACAGTGGATCTGTGCGAGGGCGTGCGCATCCGTTTTGTGGACGCGGGGCACCTGCTGGGCTCGGCCAGCGTGGAGCTGTGGCTCACCGAGGAAGATGTGACCCGGAAGATCGTCTTTTCCGGAGACCTGGGCAATGTGGATCAGCCCATCATTCGGGACCCGCAGTACATCGGAGAGGCCGACTATGTGGTGATGGAGAGCACCTATGGAGACCGCCTCCACGAGCCGCCGGAGAGCTATACCGGGGCTCTGGCCGAGATCATAGACGAGACCTTTTCCAAGGGCGGCAACGTGATCATCCCGTCCTTCGCCGTGGGCCGTACCCAGGAACTGCTCTATTTCATGCGGGAGATGAAGGACGAGGGCCTGGTGAAGACCCACCCGGATTTCCAGGTCTGTGTGGACTCGCCGCTGGCCAATGAGGCCACCCGCATCTTCTCCAGCAATCTGCACGGCTATCTGGACGAGGCAGCCATTGAAGCCCTGAAGGGCGGCGCCCTCTTCCAGTTCCCCGGCCTCACCCTCACCGAGTCCAGCGAGGAGTCCAAGGCTCTCAATATGGACAAAGCTTCCAAGGTCATCATCTCGGCCTCCGGTATGTGCGACGCGGGCCGGATACGTCACCACCTCAAGCATAATCTGTGGCGCCGGGAGTGCGCCATCGTCTTTGTGGGCTATCAGGCCGAGGGCAGTCTGGGCCGGGCCCTGCTGGAGGGGGCCAAGTCGGTGAAGCTCTTCGGCGAGGAGATCGCCGTCAATGCCCGCATCGTCAACTTCAAGGGACTCTCCTCCCATGCCGACCGGGACCATCTGCTCGCTTGGGCCAGGCACTACGCCCCCAAGCCCCGCCACACCTTTGTGGTCCACGGCGAGGCGTCCGTCACCGAGATCTTTGCCCAGCATCTGCGCGACGCGGGGCTGGCCGCCCATGCCGCGGAGTATGAGGAGGTCTATGACCTGGCCAATGACCGTATGCTGGCCGCCGGTGTGCCCCTGCCGCCCAAGCCTGTCTCGGCCGGCGGTTCCCCTGCCTACCGCAAGCTGGAGTCCGCCGGGCAGGACCTGCTGGACGCCATCCGCCACAACAAGGGAGGCACCAACAAGGACCTGGCCCAGTTCGAAAAGGAGCTGCTGGCACTGATCCAGAAATGGGATCGGTGA